AAGATGCTCTTTTTATACAGAAGTTCAGAAAATGGAAATTGAAAAATCCAAAGGATAATAAAAAATTGATGATAGAAGTTGAAAAAATGGAATAAAAATAATAAACAATATCAAATTTTGAGGTTATTTAACCCCAAAAATAAATGGTTAGGATAGCGGATAGTATGTCCATGTTTTTTGTGTAACAAATGGTTTTTCGGTTTAATCGTTTTAGATGAGTGCGTAGATTAAGGTGATTTCGTTCGATATGATTGGTAGAACGAAACCTAGTTGAATGAAGTTTTGATGGAATGACTAAACTATAGGTATTAAGTTTATCGGTATAAATCTTCGTTGGTTTTGTCTGAATGATAGGGCTAAGGAGTTTTTTGAAGATTTCTACTGTTCGATAACCGACATGAAAAGTATGAATTTTTCTAGTTTGAAGTGAAAAGGTATAGGTGATCCAAAGTGGCTTTATACGTTTTTTGTGAAAGGTTCTTAATTCATCGACTTGAAATTCCCTATCTTCTATGGTTAGTTTGGGTGGAATTATTTTTGAAGCGATTTCTAAAAGCCGTTTGAGTAGTGTGGTTGGAGATATTTGTAAATAACGAGCGGTGCTACGAATTCCTAATCCTTCTTTGGTTAATTGGATAATGTTGGAATTTATAGTAGAAAGATAGGCGTTGTAATGGTAAATTTCTACACTCGTTTTTTGACAAATTTTACATTTATAACGTTGTTTTCCGTTCTTCGTTTTTCCATATTTGATTAATTTATCAGAACAATTGGAACACATTTTTGCTTGATTTTCTATCGTAAAAGTTGATTTTGTCATACATTGTTAAAGATTAAATTGTGTTAAAATTTTCTACCAACACATCTGATACACAAACTTATCAAATGAATTGACTTTAGCTGTTTTAAACGCATAAAAATACCCAATAGTAGAGATTAGTCCACTATTGAGTAAAATTATTTTATAGTTAATTAATTGTTTTTGTGAGTATTGTGTAAAAACAACACATTTGGAACACTACCTGTAGCTACTTTATAAAATAACAAAAGGCAAACCAATGTTTGCCTTTTGTTTTATTGTGAATGGTGGATTGAAATGATTCGGCTAGAATACTATCTTTTTAGAACTTCTAATATTTTTCCATTTACATTAATTTCATAATTTATTTTTAAAATATTATTTTTCTTTTTTATTAAGAAAAAATTTTCCCCTTTTACTTTATAAAGAGTATCACCTTTTTCAATTGAATCACTTACGTTAGAAAACCACCTTCCATCTTCAAATGTATCAATTCTATTTGTATCAGGATTTTTTCCTATAATTGTAAAAAAAGCTGATTTGATTCTATCTTCTTTATAGTTTTTATTAGAAATAATATTTACAGAATAATTTAATTCATATTCTTTTTGACCATTTGTGATGTCCATCTTACAAGAAATTGTAAAAAATAATACACTAAGGATAATAACTTTTTTCATAATTAAGGTTTGTATATTTTACCTGTTATTATAGAAAATGTATAGGATTTAGAGACAGAGGCTCCTGCTCCAATACCTGAAAATTTACCATCTCCTAATGTTACTGTATTACTTATCGTTC
Above is a genomic segment from Empedobacter stercoris containing:
- a CDS encoding IS1 family transposase, coding for MTKSTFTIENQAKMCSNCSDKLIKYGKTKNGKQRYKCKICQKTSVEIYHYNAYLSTINSNIIQLTKEGLGIRSTARYLQISPTTLLKRLLEIASKIIPPKLTIEDREFQVDELRTFHKKRIKPLWITYTFSLQTRKIHTFHVGYRTVEIFKKLLSPIIQTKPTKIYTDKLNTYSLVIPSKLHSTRFRSTNHIERNHLNLRTHLKRLNRKTICYTKNMDILSAILTIYFWG